Proteins encoded in a region of the Bacillus horti genome:
- a CDS encoding FAD-dependent oxidoreductase, translating to MKTERVIVIGGGIAGLFAAKVLSEFYQEVVIVDKDAFPDQPENRPGTPQAFQPHRLTPRGSLILERLFPGYIDDLLKYGAAPTLGKTTHLINPYGTMVMPGQNKDAVYSRALLEWVLRERIRTIAQIRFLGLNEVIQLLSTEDRSAITGVELMERSSGERKQHTIMADLVLDTSGRFSKMSNWLTELGYDVPKAETLKISLGYSTRRYRIPSDRTGELNVIRMEGDPVKASTTGVLSLIENNTVEMVIWNLGSRYPSINPEQFEQEVAQLASPLFAVALQGLEPLGNPRGYRVEELSRQHYEQMHRWPAGLLVMGDAFCQLDPVFGQGMTIAAIEAEALETSLRNQLNQPEPDFELRFLQQMQDNIEAAWWLNAVADLRWPGVEYPGEEPIKGLKFAQKYMDFVLKQSTEQANYEIYGLYWLVNSLFLSPSELFNSQMITSLLTAGGSEEDKQWFDEWVRESDQPLEERLNQHFPSFENASFASMDQLM from the coding sequence ATGAAAACAGAACGCGTCATTGTTATTGGTGGAGGGATTGCAGGCCTCTTTGCCGCAAAAGTCTTGTCCGAGTTTTATCAAGAGGTAGTAATTGTTGATAAAGACGCCTTTCCGGATCAGCCGGAGAACCGACCTGGTACACCACAAGCCTTTCAGCCCCATCGACTTACTCCTCGTGGAAGCTTGATCTTGGAACGGCTTTTTCCAGGCTATATTGATGACTTATTAAAATATGGAGCAGCTCCTACTCTGGGGAAAACCACTCATTTGATCAATCCTTACGGAACAATGGTTATGCCAGGTCAGAATAAAGATGCTGTCTACAGCAGAGCTTTGCTTGAATGGGTATTGCGCGAAAGAATTCGGACTATAGCACAGATTCGTTTCCTTGGCTTGAATGAGGTCATTCAACTTCTTTCAACGGAAGACCGTTCAGCGATCACTGGTGTTGAACTCATGGAGCGTAGCTCAGGTGAACGAAAGCAGCATACGATAATGGCTGATCTTGTCTTAGATACTAGTGGACGGTTCTCCAAAATGTCCAATTGGCTTACTGAACTCGGTTATGACGTACCAAAGGCAGAGACATTAAAAATATCTCTTGGTTATAGCACTCGCCGCTATCGCATCCCTTCTGATCGAACGGGAGAATTAAATGTTATACGCATGGAAGGTGATCCTGTAAAAGCTTCGACTACAGGAGTACTTTCACTTATTGAAAACAACACTGTAGAAATGGTAATCTGGAATCTAGGAAGCCGCTATCCTTCGATCAATCCAGAACAATTCGAACAAGAGGTTGCCCAGTTGGCGAGTCCCTTATTTGCCGTAGCACTACAAGGGCTTGAGCCCTTAGGAAATCCACGTGGTTACCGAGTAGAGGAATTGTCAAGGCAGCATTATGAACAGATGCATCGCTGGCCGGCTGGCCTGTTGGTCATGGGAGACGCCTTTTGCCAGCTTGATCCTGTATTTGGTCAGGGAATGACTATAGCGGCTATTGAAGCAGAAGCATTAGAGACCTCTCTTAGAAATCAGTTGAACCAACCTGAGCCAGACTTTGAGCTTCGATTCCTCCAGCAAATGCAGGATAACATTGAAGCCGCATGGTGGTTAAATGCCGTAGCTGATCTGCGCTGGCCAGGAGTAGAGTATCCTGGTGAGGAGCCAATAAAAGGGTTGAAATTTGCTCAGAAGTACATGGATTTCGTCTTGAAGCAGTCAACGGAGCAAGCCAATTACGAAATATATGGATTGTATTGGCTGGTTAACTCTCTATTTCTGTCTCCGAGCGAACTGTTCAATTCACAAATGATTACATCGCTACTTACCGCAGGTGGTAGCGAAGAGGATAAACAATGGTTCGATGAATGGGTCCGGGAATCTGATCAACCGTTGGAAGAACGACTAAATCAACACTTCCCTTCGTTCGAAAACGCGTCATTTGCTTCCATGGATCAACTTATGTAG
- a CDS encoding helix-turn-helix domain-containing protein produces the protein MVKDMNSSSTRGILRAAAGKEKFTLSRFEPDSTLKPFVEHYWVIRFNLQDESPYTQKVLSYPNVHLAFEQDEEGRRALVYGIPRKPFVRELSGVGHVLGIKFHAGGFYPFWLQDVSLLTGTTIGASRVFGQEGEAWLDAILDAGSDAAMATVAENVLLERLPESDLQAELSTAIVQETLNDRTIIKVEQLSTRTGLSIRQLQRLFRKYIGVTPKWVIKRFRLQEAAERLERDESLQWAEIAVQLGYFDQAHFIKDFKAVIGQSPNTYRQHLDTQ, from the coding sequence ATGGTGAAGGATATGAATAGCTCATCAACGCGTGGAATCTTACGTGCAGCTGCTGGAAAAGAGAAGTTTACGCTGTCTCGCTTTGAACCAGATTCAACGTTAAAACCTTTCGTCGAGCATTATTGGGTCATTCGTTTCAATTTGCAGGATGAGTCACCATATACCCAGAAGGTTTTGTCCTATCCGAACGTGCATCTTGCTTTTGAGCAGGATGAAGAAGGGCGCCGAGCACTAGTGTACGGCATTCCAAGGAAGCCGTTTGTTCGCGAATTAAGCGGTGTAGGACATGTGCTCGGCATCAAGTTTCATGCTGGTGGATTTTATCCGTTTTGGTTACAGGATGTTTCATTACTGACAGGAACAACTATTGGAGCTTCGAGGGTGTTCGGTCAAGAAGGAGAAGCTTGGCTTGATGCTATACTGGACGCTGGTAGTGATGCCGCAATGGCTACGGTAGCAGAAAACGTTTTGTTAGAAAGATTACCGGAATCTGATCTACAGGCAGAACTATCCACAGCCATCGTGCAAGAAACATTGAACGACAGAACGATCATTAAAGTAGAACAACTGAGCACCCGAACTGGATTATCCATTCGTCAGTTGCAGCGCCTTTTTCGTAAATACATCGGTGTCACTCCAAAATGGGTTATCAAACGGTTTCGGCTGCAGGAAGCAGCGGAACGGCTGGAAAGAGACGAATCCCTGCAATGGGCAGAAATAGCGGTACAGCTTGGCTATTTCGATCAAGCCCATTTTATTAAAGATTTTAAGGCTGTTATTGGTCAGTCCCCAAATACTTACAGACAACATTTGGACACTCAATAA